A stretch of the Actinomyces qiguomingii genome encodes the following:
- a CDS encoding DUF3375 domain-containing protein, with protein MSEPRAEAAYRRALAAFRSPTLDLLHGRYAPFVVAALSLVFTPDRPLVAVADAHAEVTEAVEQLRACGYDEDERGLPAGTGRDICRYWVRVGWLIPQMSDSVEVYRLSAQAVGALEFVGRSGAGRSRVSRSRVRTLLEAIDQLATSAETDPDKRLTRLLAERSELDAQIARIRSGQMEPADDEQLLEEAENVLHLSQELPADFARVAESIKAMQRDVVTELRRDVRPTGEVLREYLERGQHVMESTAEGRAFAGALRLIGAPEQIDQLNEQLATVLDLPFTVLMSDEQRDELRAVAKRIEQGVDEVLTAQRRASHVITTQVRTHDPVRDRELDDLLRSVMAAMQNWMHAGPNLDVVEPIRSLPTPELGHLRQSLSDLRPPRAPEPLHQQEEDVEFLDADTRAWGGPHYGQIEEYVGTLGEDHFDLATAFEGMAAHTRRPVDLLGLLEIAHRNGMVEGDTVSVVQAQRPDGTSRRFAFGSVTAQASPTPTSEDTD; from the coding sequence ATGTCCGAACCTCGCGCAGAAGCCGCCTACAGACGTGCACTGGCGGCCTTCAGAAGTCCCACACTCGATTTGCTACACGGCCGCTACGCGCCCTTCGTCGTCGCCGCCCTATCGCTCGTCTTCACCCCGGACCGGCCGCTGGTCGCCGTGGCCGACGCCCATGCAGAAGTCACTGAGGCCGTCGAGCAGCTGCGCGCCTGCGGCTACGACGAGGACGAACGCGGCCTGCCCGCCGGAACCGGCCGGGACATCTGCCGTTACTGGGTACGCGTGGGGTGGCTCATTCCCCAGATGAGTGACTCCGTGGAGGTTTATCGCCTCTCCGCCCAGGCCGTGGGTGCATTGGAGTTTGTCGGCCGTTCGGGTGCCGGACGCTCTCGAGTCTCACGCTCCCGCGTCCGCACGCTCCTGGAGGCCATTGACCAGTTGGCCACCAGCGCCGAGACCGATCCCGATAAGCGTCTGACCCGACTTCTGGCCGAGCGATCGGAACTGGACGCGCAAATCGCGCGGATTCGCTCCGGGCAGATGGAGCCGGCCGACGACGAACAACTCCTGGAGGAGGCGGAGAACGTCCTGCACCTGTCCCAGGAGCTGCCCGCCGACTTCGCCCGCGTGGCGGAATCCATCAAGGCCATGCAACGCGATGTGGTCACCGAGCTGCGCCGCGATGTGCGACCCACCGGCGAGGTGCTGCGCGAGTACCTGGAGCGCGGTCAACACGTGATGGAATCGACTGCCGAGGGGCGCGCCTTCGCCGGGGCCCTGCGGCTGATCGGTGCCCCTGAGCAGATCGATCAGCTCAACGAGCAGCTCGCCACGGTGCTGGACCTGCCGTTCACTGTGCTCATGTCCGACGAGCAGCGTGACGAACTGCGCGCCGTCGCCAAGCGCATCGAGCAGGGAGTGGATGAGGTGCTCACCGCCCAACGACGCGCCTCACACGTCATCACCACCCAGGTGCGCACCCATGATCCGGTCCGGGACCGGGAGCTGGACGATCTGCTGCGTTCAGTTATGGCCGCCATGCAGAACTGGATGCACGCAGGCCCCAACCTCGACGTCGTAGAGCCGATCCGTTCCCTGCCGACCCCCGAACTGGGCCATCTGCGCCAGTCCCTGAGCGACCTGCGCCCGCCACGCGCCCCCGAGCCCCTGCACCAGCAGGAGGAGGACGTGGAGTTCCTCGACGCGGACACGCGCGCCTGGGGCGGGCCCCACTACGGACAGATCGAGGAGTACGTCGGCACTCTCGGCGAGGATCACTTCGACCTGGCCACCGCCTTTGAGGGTATGGCAGCTCACACCCGCCGCCCGGTTGATCTGCTGGGGCTGCTGGAAATCGCACACCGCAACGGCATGGTCGAGGGCGATACAGTCTCCGTCGTCCAGGCGCAGCGCCCCGACGGAACCTCCAGGCGCTTCGCCTTCGGCTCCGTCACCGCCCAGGCCAGCCCGACCCCGACCAGCGAGGACACAGATTGA
- a CDS encoding DUF4194 domain-containing protein: MNEQTPTAEADHPTETPETGAFIQPVAMEDDPEGYYPGDRGTLEAPVRRVLVKILRDRFLHAERNREDWRVLLDNQQVIESRLHDLFIRLVVDLDRGVAYKQQVRSEGIEAPVLLRDKPYTRAETLVLIYLRAVYQRESTAGEGSVLVDVEDVEQTALSYFTHADRETARRQRTIRNALDRLATEGLIQEESAGRYRITPVIEIVLSAERLKQLDTWLRAQSGLESLEETDQDSSTPPETDQPASPPAAQAPQAPTPPEPEPLFAAADAAHPAAPESVGGHA; encoded by the coding sequence TTGAACGAGCAGACCCCCACCGCCGAGGCGGACCATCCGACCGAGACGCCGGAAACCGGCGCCTTCATCCAACCGGTCGCCATGGAGGATGACCCGGAGGGGTACTACCCCGGTGACCGGGGCACCCTGGAGGCCCCGGTACGACGCGTGCTGGTCAAAATCCTGCGTGACCGTTTCCTGCACGCCGAACGCAACCGGGAGGACTGGCGTGTCCTGCTGGACAACCAGCAGGTCATCGAGTCCCGACTCCACGACCTGTTCATCCGTCTTGTGGTGGACCTCGACCGGGGCGTGGCCTACAAGCAGCAGGTGCGCTCGGAGGGCATTGAGGCACCCGTCCTGCTGCGCGACAAGCCGTACACGCGCGCCGAGACACTGGTACTGATCTACCTGCGGGCCGTGTACCAACGCGAGTCGACGGCGGGAGAGGGCTCGGTGCTGGTGGATGTGGAAGACGTCGAGCAGACGGCACTGAGCTACTTCACCCATGCGGACCGGGAAACCGCTCGCAGACAGCGGACCATCCGCAACGCCCTGGACCGGCTCGCGACGGAGGGACTCATCCAGGAGGAGTCCGCCGGCCGCTACCGCATCACCCCGGTCATTGAGATCGTCCTGAGCGCCGAACGGCTCAAGCAGCTCGACACCTGGTTGCGGGCGCAGTCCGGACTGGAATCCTTGGAGGAGACCGACCAGGACTCCTCTACACCGCCAGAAACCGACCAACCGGCCTCACCCCCGGCGGCGCAAGCACCGCAGGCGCCGACGCCGCCGGAACCCGAGCCCCTGTTCGCGGCCGCCGACGCCGCACACCCCGCCGCCCCCGAGTCCGTGGGAGGACACGCATGA
- a CDS encoding GlsB/YeaQ/YmgE family stress response membrane protein, with translation MGELIGMIVFGGIIGALARLIMRGDQSLSILWTIVLGAIGAFLGGWVSEMLGVVDTPGVDWIRWLLSLIAAMIAIYAYLAIARRR, from the coding sequence ATGGGTGAACTCATTGGAATGATCGTCTTCGGCGGCATCATCGGTGCCCTGGCCAGGTTGATCATGCGCGGCGACCAGAGTCTGTCCATCCTGTGGACAATCGTCCTCGGCGCCATTGGCGCCTTCCTGGGCGGATGGGTGTCGGAGATGCTCGGCGTGGTCGACACCCCGGGAGTGGACTGGATCCGCTGGCTGCTGTCGCTCATCGCCGCCATGATCGCCATTTACGCGTATCTCGCCATCGCCCGCAGGCGCTGA
- a CDS encoding GntP family permease gives MTTHLPAAGDAVAHSDNELQLVLAALAGIAAIIVLIVWKKIHPFLALTLGSAVLALAAGIPLRDTFAAFTSGMGSTIGDVGTLIAFGAIIGKLLIDSGGADQIVDTVLDRTPTRRLPWAMALIAFVVGIPLFFEVGMVLLIPVVMIVARRARQPLVLVGIPALAGLSALHGLVPPHPGPLIAIDAVDADLGLTLGLGLAVAVPTVVVAGPLSARIMARWVPIEAPEPLGGSAQERAGERPSFAISITVVLLPVLLMLMRTVVETTLSQETTNPIGDIALFLGQPIVALLLTVLVAILVLGVRMGDTADEISARVGASLEPIAGILLIVGAGGGFKQTLIDSGIATIIAGWIEQAAVPALLAGWLVAVAVRLATGSATVATITAAGIMAPLAQTMPPVGAALLVLAIGAGSVFLSHVNDAGFWMVKEYFGMSVGQTFKTWSLMETVMSVTALAVVLVLALVLGVL, from the coding sequence ATGACTACCCATCTGCCGGCCGCGGGCGACGCCGTGGCCCACTCCGACAACGAACTGCAACTGGTGCTGGCCGCGCTTGCCGGTATCGCCGCCATCATCGTCCTGATCGTCTGGAAGAAGATCCACCCCTTCCTCGCCCTGACCCTGGGGTCGGCCGTGCTGGCTCTGGCGGCGGGCATTCCGTTGCGCGACACCTTCGCGGCCTTCACCTCCGGCATGGGATCGACCATCGGCGATGTCGGCACCCTCATTGCCTTCGGCGCCATCATCGGCAAGCTCCTGATCGACTCCGGAGGCGCCGACCAGATCGTCGACACCGTCCTGGACCGCACTCCTACCCGCAGGCTGCCCTGGGCGATGGCCCTGATCGCATTCGTCGTCGGCATCCCCCTGTTCTTCGAGGTGGGCATGGTCCTGCTGATCCCAGTGGTGATGATTGTGGCCAGGCGGGCCCGACAGCCACTTGTGCTCGTCGGGATTCCCGCATTGGCCGGCTTATCCGCCCTGCACGGCCTGGTGCCGCCGCACCCCGGCCCGCTGATCGCCATCGACGCCGTTGACGCCGACCTCGGCCTGACTCTGGGGCTCGGGCTGGCGGTGGCCGTGCCCACGGTTGTGGTGGCCGGCCCCCTGTCCGCCCGCATCATGGCTCGCTGGGTGCCAATCGAGGCGCCGGAGCCGCTCGGTGGAAGTGCGCAGGAGCGCGCCGGGGAGCGTCCCTCCTTCGCCATCTCCATAACCGTGGTGCTACTGCCGGTTCTGCTCATGCTTATGCGGACCGTGGTGGAGACGACGCTGTCGCAGGAGACCACCAATCCGATCGGAGATATCGCCCTGTTCCTGGGCCAGCCCATCGTCGCCCTGCTGCTGACGGTGTTGGTGGCGATACTCGTCTTGGGTGTGCGCATGGGGGATACCGCCGATGAGATCTCCGCGCGGGTGGGCGCCTCCCTGGAGCCGATCGCCGGAATCCTGCTGATCGTGGGTGCCGGCGGCGGATTCAAACAGACTCTGATCGACTCCGGTATCGCCACGATCATCGCCGGCTGGATCGAGCAGGCGGCCGTCCCGGCGCTGCTCGCCGGATGGTTGGTGGCTGTGGCGGTGCGCCTGGCCACCGGCTCGGCCACGGTCGCCACGATTACGGCGGCCGGGATCATGGCGCCCCTGGCACAGACCATGCCGCCGGTGGGGGCGGCCCTGCTGGTGCTGGCCATCGGTGCGGGCTCGGTGTTCCTTTCACATGTCAATGACGCCGGATTCTGGATGGTCAAGGAGTACTTCGGCATGAGCGTCGGGCAGACCTTCAAGACCTGGTCGCTGATGGAGACCGTCATGTCCGTTACGGCCCTGGCGGTGGTCCTGGTGCTGGCCCTGGTATTGGGCGTGCTGTAG
- a CDS encoding NUDIX hydrolase, with amino-acid sequence MAGKSNTDKRIVRAAGALVWRESKGHLEVLLVHRPGYNDWSFPKGKVEPRESVRTCAVREVAEETGVQIALGQPLDTIRYKLSNGSRKEVHYWAARELAGDCPALRARTPVKPASASEIDGVEWVRARRARNLLSHALDRDLLGSLVDLWEDGKLDTWTFVLVRHARAVKRSVWNRPKKRDAETDEATRPLTRDQGEVRARALVPVLAAYGVAQVMTSPWRRCFDTVAPYTQAAGIELVTEPELTEAAHAAKPKAARKVVSKVLRRRDVPVAVCTHRPVLPTVMEAISDYAPGKLLRSVPDRDPWLKTGEIMVVHMARRPRGRIRAVAIEKQRPVLSEGR; translated from the coding sequence ATGGCAGGCAAGTCCAACACTGACAAGCGCATAGTCCGTGCAGCCGGGGCCCTGGTGTGGCGCGAGTCGAAGGGGCACCTGGAGGTGCTGCTCGTCCACCGCCCCGGATACAACGACTGGTCCTTCCCCAAGGGGAAGGTTGAGCCCAGGGAGTCGGTACGCACCTGTGCGGTGCGGGAGGTCGCTGAGGAGACCGGTGTTCAGATCGCCCTCGGACAGCCGCTGGACACGATCCGCTACAAGCTCTCCAACGGTTCCCGCAAGGAGGTGCACTACTGGGCGGCACGTGAACTGGCGGGCGACTGTCCGGCCCTGCGCGCCCGTACACCGGTAAAGCCCGCCTCTGCCTCCGAAATCGACGGCGTGGAGTGGGTGCGCGCGAGAAGGGCACGTAACCTGCTCAGCCACGCCCTGGACCGTGATCTGCTGGGATCTCTGGTGGACCTGTGGGAGGACGGCAAACTCGACACCTGGACCTTCGTGCTCGTGCGCCACGCCCGCGCCGTCAAACGCTCGGTGTGGAATCGCCCGAAGAAGCGGGACGCCGAAACGGATGAGGCGACCCGCCCGCTGACCAGGGACCAGGGGGAGGTGCGTGCCCGGGCCCTGGTGCCGGTGCTGGCCGCCTACGGCGTCGCCCAGGTGATGACCAGCCCATGGCGGCGCTGTTTTGACACGGTTGCCCCCTACACGCAGGCGGCCGGGATCGAACTGGTCACCGAGCCGGAGCTGACGGAGGCCGCGCATGCCGCCAAGCCGAAGGCCGCCCGCAAGGTGGTTTCCAAGGTGCTGCGGCGCCGCGATGTGCCGGTCGCGGTGTGTACGCACCGACCGGTGCTGCCCACCGTCATGGAGGCGATCTCCGATTACGCTCCCGGCAAGCTTCTGCGCTCCGTCCCGGACCGTGACCCGTGGCTCAAGACCGGGGAGATCATGGTGGTGCATATGGCGCGTCGCCCGCGCGGCCGGATTCGCGCCGTGGCCATTGAGAAGCAGCGTCCGGTGCTATCCGAGGGCCGTTGA
- a CDS encoding ATP-binding protein — MTMIDTLFGLIPAASRGQQWLAQELQLINWGGYDGYHRVRFSPTATLLCGGSGSGKSTLMDAYIALMMPHTTPFNGASNGGVTGRARSGEQRNILSYGRGKLDESRTEDGTRMRVLRGDGEDTWTAVAMTWVDHDGSRFTALRAWYIPASARSLDDTVKVRGTVDASFALTRLEEAASRRLGAAAVRDAGVETQPTDREFLARIYSVLGIGAAGSGTKAMSLLARIQAGQQITTVDELYKRMVLEEPATLATADAVVSHFDELQSTRERMVTAQKQVRALSPIRTMHDRIQDAARRLELLDSIGEFSQPDSRAGRWRAEYRLGLLREAEEELRRRKSTADAEVATAVAAAEAAEAQYEAAREVLRSSGGARLETAERELRQTEHRLEQVRTARRAFVEATECLGVRITGRNDFEALRERAQAALASSDARRSARDEHGRAYAEADELRRRLEELHAEQEQARSRQDSIPGRLHAARELLARKAGLHPDRLPFVGELVEVRAEYEPWREAFNLALGGFATTLLIDVTQMGRFRQAIDELRLPTRLRYEGVRTSVPHQGPLDPSILPGRLEYRDTEFTGWLKEHLERRFAFVCVDSPDQLDSHPRALTITGQVSQGSRGAHGGQGRSNVLGFSSQRHLAELAQEAERLAGELARAEASRERAERALDDVEAQRTAYRRVLDTGWEQIDVGALEQEQRRWSGVVAEASTENPDITSLRRKVDELGRKVQDFQQQVGRVRAEQETLAQRWAATSDAVDAAQGLLDQAQDRGELLTPQEREYLSGRFAPAPAATELDPLRRLEHFDTALAAGARLLKEDRLSAHTTLDEQRAALRHALESFLDAWPNPSLRADPDTSYRDFERILTDLETSGLHELQEQWRNSLLRLSGNDLTNLDSSLSRALREVRERIEPVNRIMADLPFYDDAHRLQINLRDNQSRVRSSFRRELREVRALIDAAGSEAQREQAYMRMSRLIDRIRRSAPDFSTLVDVRNHVRISAEKVHARTGAHAALYDHIGEKSGGESQELIAFIVGAALRYQLGDAAAERPRYAVVFLDEALIKADAHFTKRAIGAWRGLGFQLVIGAPNDKYSAIEPHVDVEYDILKDTKGRSWEKLKIGLEEVVG; from the coding sequence ATGACGATGATCGACACCCTGTTCGGCCTGATTCCCGCCGCCTCCCGCGGACAGCAGTGGCTCGCTCAGGAATTACAGCTGATCAACTGGGGAGGCTATGACGGCTACCACCGGGTGCGCTTCTCCCCCACCGCCACCCTCCTATGCGGCGGCTCCGGTTCGGGCAAATCGACCCTCATGGACGCCTACATCGCCCTGATGATGCCGCACACCACGCCCTTCAACGGCGCCTCCAACGGCGGGGTCACCGGACGGGCGCGCAGTGGGGAGCAACGCAACATCCTGTCCTACGGGCGCGGCAAACTCGATGAATCCCGCACCGAGGACGGAACCCGGATGCGGGTACTGCGTGGCGACGGCGAAGACACCTGGACTGCAGTGGCCATGACCTGGGTGGACCACGACGGCTCTCGCTTCACCGCCCTGCGGGCCTGGTACATCCCGGCCTCCGCCCGCTCCCTGGACGACACCGTCAAGGTGCGTGGAACCGTCGACGCATCCTTCGCGTTGACCCGCCTGGAGGAGGCCGCCTCCCGCCGCCTGGGCGCCGCGGCGGTCAGGGACGCCGGGGTGGAGACCCAACCCACCGACCGGGAGTTCCTTGCCCGCATCTACTCGGTGCTGGGCATCGGTGCCGCCGGCTCCGGCACCAAAGCCATGAGCCTGCTGGCCCGAATTCAGGCCGGTCAGCAGATAACCACCGTGGATGAACTGTATAAGCGCATGGTGCTGGAGGAGCCGGCCACCCTGGCCACCGCCGACGCCGTCGTCTCCCACTTCGACGAGCTCCAGTCCACCCGCGAGCGCATGGTCACCGCCCAGAAGCAGGTGCGCGCCCTGAGCCCCATCCGCACCATGCACGACCGAATTCAGGACGCCGCCCGACGCCTGGAGCTACTCGATTCGATCGGCGAGTTCTCCCAACCCGATTCACGGGCCGGGCGGTGGCGCGCCGAATACCGGCTGGGCCTGCTGCGGGAGGCCGAAGAGGAGCTGCGTAGACGCAAGAGCACGGCCGACGCCGAAGTCGCCACCGCCGTGGCCGCCGCCGAAGCCGCTGAGGCGCAGTATGAGGCCGCCCGAGAGGTGCTGCGCAGTTCCGGCGGCGCCCGGCTGGAGACCGCCGAGCGCGAGCTGAGGCAGACCGAGCACCGTTTGGAGCAGGTGCGCACGGCGCGCCGGGCCTTTGTTGAGGCCACCGAGTGTCTGGGTGTGCGCATCACCGGGCGCAACGACTTCGAGGCCCTGCGTGAGCGTGCCCAGGCCGCCCTGGCTAGCTCCGATGCCAGGCGCTCGGCGCGCGATGAGCACGGCCGCGCCTACGCCGAGGCGGATGAGCTGCGGCGTCGCCTGGAGGAGCTACACGCCGAGCAGGAGCAGGCCCGCAGTCGGCAGGACTCCATCCCGGGCCGGCTCCATGCCGCACGTGAGTTGCTGGCCCGGAAGGCCGGACTGCACCCGGATCGGCTGCCCTTCGTCGGGGAGCTGGTGGAGGTGCGCGCCGAGTATGAGCCGTGGCGGGAGGCATTCAACCTGGCGCTGGGCGGCTTCGCCACGACCCTGTTGATCGACGTCACCCAGATGGGACGCTTCCGCCAGGCCATTGATGAGCTCCGGCTGCCCACCAGGCTGCGGTACGAGGGCGTGCGCACCTCGGTGCCGCACCAGGGCCCCCTGGACCCCAGTATCCTCCCGGGCAGGTTGGAGTACCGGGACACCGAGTTCACCGGGTGGCTCAAGGAGCATTTGGAGCGGCGCTTCGCCTTCGTCTGCGTGGATTCGCCGGATCAACTCGACTCCCACCCCCGGGCGCTGACCATCACCGGTCAGGTCTCCCAGGGCAGCCGGGGCGCCCACGGCGGTCAGGGACGCTCAAATGTGCTGGGTTTCTCCAGTCAACGCCATCTGGCCGAGCTCGCGCAGGAGGCCGAGCGCCTGGCCGGGGAGCTGGCCCGTGCCGAAGCAAGCCGGGAACGGGCCGAACGCGCCCTCGACGACGTCGAGGCGCAGCGCACCGCCTACCGCCGCGTGCTGGATACCGGCTGGGAGCAGATCGACGTGGGTGCGCTGGAGCAGGAGCAACGGCGCTGGAGCGGCGTCGTGGCCGAGGCCTCCACGGAGAACCCGGATATCACCTCCCTGCGCCGCAAGGTGGATGAACTGGGCAGGAAGGTGCAGGACTTCCAGCAGCAGGTCGGCCGGGTCCGCGCCGAGCAGGAGACACTTGCGCAGCGCTGGGCGGCCACCTCCGACGCCGTCGACGCGGCCCAGGGACTTCTGGATCAGGCACAGGATCGCGGGGAGCTCCTGACACCGCAGGAGCGGGAATACCTGTCCGGGCGCTTCGCACCCGCCCCCGCCGCCACGGAACTGGACCCGCTCCGACGCCTGGAGCACTTCGACACGGCGCTGGCCGCCGGGGCGCGCCTGTTGAAGGAGGACCGGCTCAGTGCACACACCACCCTGGATGAGCAGCGGGCCGCCCTGCGCCACGCCCTGGAATCCTTCCTGGACGCCTGGCCCAACCCGAGCCTGCGGGCGGACCCGGATACCTCCTACCGGGACTTCGAGCGGATCCTGACAGACCTGGAGACTTCGGGCCTGCATGAGCTTCAGGAGCAGTGGCGCAACAGCCTGCTGCGCCTGTCCGGCAATGACTTGACCAACCTGGACTCCTCGCTCAGCCGGGCACTGCGGGAGGTCCGCGAGCGTATTGAACCGGTCAATCGGATCATGGCGGATCTGCCGTTCTACGACGACGCCCACCGTCTGCAGATCAACCTGCGGGACAACCAGTCGCGGGTGCGCAGTAGTTTCCGCAGGGAGCTGCGCGAGGTGCGTGCCCTGATCGATGCCGCCGGCAGCGAGGCCCAGCGGGAGCAGGCCTATATGCGCATGTCGCGTCTGATCGACCGCATCCGCCGCTCCGCCCCGGACTTCAGCACACTGGTCGATGTGCGCAACCATGTGCGCATCAGCGCCGAAAAGGTTCACGCCCGCACCGGGGCGCATGCGGCCCTGTACGACCACATTGGGGAGAAGTCTGGCGGCGAGTCACAGGAGCTGATCGCCTTCATCGTCGGGGCGGCCCTGCGCTACCAGCTGGGCGACGCCGCCGCCGAGCGCCCCCGGTACGCCGTCGTCTTCCTTGATGAGGCCCTGATCAAGGCCGATGCCCACTTCACCAAGCGGGCCATCGGTGCTTGGCGGGGCCTGGGCTTCCAGCTCGTAATCGGCGCGCCCAATGACAAGTACAGCGCCATTGAGCCGCATGTCGATGTCGAGTACGACATCCTCAAGGACACCAAGGGACGCTCCTGGGAGAAGTTGAAGATCGGCCTGGAGGAGGTCGTCGGATGA
- a CDS encoding RNA degradosome polyphosphate kinase has translation MTTPDSETTPSTTSAPLASFLGGWARAQARHAADPGSSPVSPAEADSLAAASASSADADDAALTQDDLDIIEDHVIEAADPRDFVDDDAGPQYEDEDFDEDVPQAGGDGVDAGGAVPVSPPTAGEQTGFRTPASPAGSDAPAAQNDSAAASTQPPAAADASDPDHRGHDDAEATAAPDPQDDLPPLESFTERFTDRELTWLDFNERVLEQAEDQDLELLERAWFAAIFSSNLDEFYMVRVAGLMRRIKAGITPVRASGLDAHQVVAAITERAKELTARQAALFQEDIRPKLAEHNIEILTWDQLDTQQAEKMTRYFRHQIFPVLTPLAVDPSHPFPYISGLSLNLAVLLRNPRSGKEHFARVKVPQSLPRLITVPGRELDPKNKRAGTALIPIEMVIAEHLDHLFPGMDILEHHLFRVTRNENLEVEEDDAENLLTAMEKELERRRFGASVRLEVENTISPFVRRYLVRALGLRDDDVFELPAPLDLTSLNQLHDLDIPDLKYPRFVPVTAAGLAPEESSTPGDIFAAMREHDVLLHHPYDSFSTSVQEFISQAAADPKVLAIKQTLYRTSGDSPIVDALIEAAEAGKQVVAIVEIKARFDEENNITWARKLERAGVHVVYGMVGLKTHCKLLLVVRQESDGLRRYCHVGTGNYHPKTARGYEDLGLLTCDRDVAQDLTTLFNQLSGYAPRARFRRLLVAPRTVRDGLIERIDREIANKRAGKPAWIRIKVNSIIDEACIDALYRASRAGVDVDIVVRGICGLRAGVPGLSENIRVRSILGRYLEHSRIYAFCNDGQTDLFIGSADLMHRNLDRRVEALVRITDPVMIAQLEWVVTHSASQAVTSWWLNPDGTWTRHTRDAEGNRLEDIQNTMMTWARSRLRAGH, from the coding sequence ATGACGACGCCCGACTCCGAAACGACCCCCTCCACGACTTCCGCGCCCCTGGCCTCCTTCCTCGGCGGCTGGGCTCGGGCCCAGGCCCGGCACGCCGCCGACCCGGGCTCCTCCCCGGTCAGTCCCGCGGAGGCCGATTCGCTCGCCGCGGCCTCGGCGTCGTCCGCGGATGCCGACGACGCGGCGTTGACCCAGGACGACCTGGACATCATTGAAGACCACGTCATTGAGGCGGCCGATCCCCGGGACTTCGTCGACGACGACGCCGGCCCCCAGTACGAGGATGAGGACTTCGACGAGGACGTTCCGCAGGCCGGGGGCGATGGCGTCGATGCCGGTGGCGCGGTGCCGGTATCCCCGCCCACCGCCGGCGAGCAGACCGGGTTCCGTACCCCCGCCAGCCCCGCGGGCTCTGACGCGCCCGCAGCCCAGAACGATTCCGCGGCCGCGTCCACGCAGCCGCCCGCCGCAGCAGACGCGTCGGATCCCGACCATCGAGGCCATGACGACGCCGAGGCGACCGCCGCGCCCGATCCACAGGACGATCTGCCGCCGCTGGAGTCCTTCACGGAGCGTTTCACCGACCGGGAACTGACCTGGCTGGACTTCAACGAGCGTGTCCTGGAGCAGGCCGAGGACCAGGACCTGGAACTGCTGGAGCGCGCCTGGTTCGCCGCAATCTTCTCCTCCAACCTGGATGAGTTCTACATGGTGCGGGTGGCCGGGCTGATGCGCCGCATCAAGGCCGGTATCACCCCGGTGCGGGCCTCGGGCTTGGACGCCCACCAGGTGGTCGCCGCCATCACTGAACGCGCCAAGGAGCTCACCGCCCGCCAGGCCGCCCTCTTCCAGGAGGACATCCGCCCCAAGCTCGCCGAGCACAACATCGAGATCCTCACCTGGGACCAGCTGGACACCCAGCAGGCGGAGAAGATGACCCGCTACTTCCGCCACCAGATCTTCCCGGTGCTCACCCCACTGGCCGTTGACCCCTCCCACCCTTTCCCCTACATCTCCGGCCTGTCACTGAACCTGGCGGTACTGCTGCGCAACCCGCGCTCCGGCAAGGAGCACTTCGCCCGGGTCAAGGTGCCGCAGTCCCTGCCGCGCCTGATCACCGTGCCCGGACGCGAACTCGATCCCAAGAACAAGCGGGCCGGCACTGCGCTGATCCCCATTGAGATGGTGATCGCCGAGCACCTGGACCACCTGTTCCCGGGGATGGACATCCTCGAGCACCACCTGTTCCGCGTCACCCGCAACGAGAACCTGGAGGTGGAGGAGGACGACGCCGAGAACCTCCTGACCGCCATGGAGAAGGAGCTGGAGCGTCGCCGCTTCGGCGCGAGCGTGCGCCTGGAGGTGGAGAACACCATCAGCCCCTTCGTGCGCCGCTATCTGGTACGCGCCCTGGGCCTGCGCGATGACGACGTCTTCGAGCTGCCCGCACCGCTGGACCTGACCAGTCTCAACCAGTTGCACGACCTGGACATCCCGGACCTGAAGTACCCGCGGTTCGTGCCGGTGACCGCAGCCGGCCTGGCGCCGGAGGAGTCCAGCACCCCCGGAGACATCTTCGCCGCCATGCGCGAACACGACGTGCTGCTGCACCACCCCTACGACTCCTTCTCCACCTCCGTGCAGGAGTTCATCTCCCAGGCGGCCGCCGACCCCAAAGTCCTGGCGATCAAACAGACCCTGTATCGCACCAGTGGGGACTCCCCGATCGTCGACGCGCTCATTGAGGCCGCCGAGGCCGGCAAACAGGTGGTGGCGATCGTGGAGATCAAGGCCCGCTTCGATGAGGAGAACAACATCACCTGGGCCCGCAAGCTCGAACGCGCCGGTGTGCACGTGGTTTACGGCATGGTGGGGCTCAAGACCCACTGCAAGCTGCTGCTGGTGGTGCGTCAAGAGTCCGACGGGCTGCGCCGCTACTGCCACGTCGGTACCGGCAACTACCATCCCAAGACCGCTCGCGGCTACGAGGACCTGGGTCTGCTGACCTGCGACCGCGACGTTGCCCAGGACTTGACCACCTTGTTCAACCAGTTGTCGGGCTACGCCCCGCGCGCCCGTTTCCGCCGGCTGCTGGTGGCTCCACGCACCGTACGTGACGGTCTCATTGAGCGCATCGACCGGGAGATCGCCAACAAGCGGGCCGGGAAACCCGCCTGGATCCGCATCAAGGTCAATTCGATCATTGACGAGGCCTGCATCGACGCCCTGTACCGGGCCAGCCGCGCCGGCGTCGACGTCGACATCGTGGTGCGGGGCATCTGCGGTCTGCGCGCCGGCGTGCCGGGGTTGAGCGAGAACATCCGCGTTCGTTCGATCCTGGGGCGCTACCTGGAGCACTCCCGCATCTATGCCTTCTGCAATGACGGCCAGACCGACCTGTTCATCGGTTCAGCGGACCTGATGCACCGCAACCTTGACCGGCGGGTGGAGGCGCTTGTGCGCATCACCGACCCGGTGATGATCGCCCAACTGGAATGGGTGGTAACCCACTCCGCCAGTCAGGCCGTCACCTCCTGGTGGCTGAACCCTGACGGCACTTGGACCCGACACACCCGCGACGCCGAGGGCAACCGGCTCGAGGACATCCAGAACACCATGATGACCTGGGCGCGCTCGCGTCTGCGGGCCGGTCACTGA